The Caldibacillus debilis DSM 16016 genome includes a window with the following:
- a CDS encoding YihY/virulence factor BrkB family protein yields MGKLGAGLRFLKKLYGRLEAHNISGLSAQLSYFFFLSLFPLLMAVFSLLPFLPVSEEDILYFLEDFAPEETMTVLESAVERILADHNGKILSISILITLWSASNGMNAIIRAMNLAYEVKENRPFFITRGISVLLTAAMIFVILVALALPVFGKQLGIYLFSKFGLTGDFLSAWHSFRWGVSSIVLFIVFTFLYYFTPNKRISCVSAIPGALVSTAGWMVSSLAFSYYVDRFAHYSYTYGSLGGIIVLLLWLYITAYILIIGGEVNAMISEKDREDGRC; encoded by the coding sequence ATGGGAAAACTCGGTGCCGGATTAAGGTTTCTAAAAAAATTGTACGGCCGGTTGGAAGCGCATAATATTTCCGGTTTGTCCGCCCAGTTGTCCTATTTTTTCTTCCTGTCCTTGTTTCCGCTGCTGATGGCCGTGTTTTCCCTTCTGCCCTTTCTTCCGGTCAGCGAGGAAGATATTCTTTATTTTTTGGAAGATTTTGCGCCGGAGGAAACGATGACGGTCTTGGAAAGCGCGGTGGAAAGGATATTGGCCGACCATAACGGGAAAATCTTGTCCATCAGCATCCTCATCACCCTGTGGTCGGCATCGAACGGGATGAACGCCATCATCCGGGCGATGAACCTGGCCTATGAAGTCAAGGAAAACCGGCCGTTCTTCATCACCCGCGGTATCTCCGTCCTTTTGACGGCGGCGATGATCTTCGTCATCCTGGTCGCCCTCGCGCTGCCCGTTTTCGGAAAACAGCTCGGGATTTATTTGTTTTCCAAATTCGGGCTGACGGGCGATTTTTTGTCCGCATGGCATTCATTCAGATGGGGCGTAAGCTCCATCGTTTTATTCATCGTCTTTACCTTCCTCTATTATTTTACGCCGAACAAAAGGATCTCCTGCGTCAGCGCCATCCCCGGGGCGCTCGTGTCGACGGCGGGGTGGATGGTTTCATCGCTGGCCTTTTCCTACTACGTGGACCGTTTCGCCCATTATTCCTATACATACGGGAGCCTGGGAGGCATCATCGTCCTGCTCCTCTGGCTGTACATCACCGCCTATATATTGATCATCGGCGGGGAAGTAAACGCGATGATCAGCGAAAAGGATCGGGAAGACGGCCGCTGTTGA
- the map gene encoding type I methionyl aminopeptidase has protein sequence MIVLKSMREIERMREAGRILAACHKEIAKMIQPGITTWEIEEFVEEFLQKHGATPEQKGYKGYQYATCASVNDEICHGFPRKEPLKSGDIVTIDMVVNLNGALADSAWTYPVGEVSEETKKLLEVTKKALYLGIEQAVPGNRIGDIGHAIQTYVEGEGFSVVREFIGHGIGAVIHEKPDVPHFGLPGKGPRIKEGMVFTIEPMVNVGSYLSKMDDNGWTARTIDGKYSAQYEHTIAITKDGPLILTDQDEV, from the coding sequence TTGATTGTTTTAAAATCCATGAGAGAAATCGAAAGAATGCGAGAAGCGGGAAGAATCCTTGCCGCTTGCCATAAAGAAATCGCCAAAATGATTCAGCCGGGCATCACCACCTGGGAAATTGAAGAATTTGTGGAAGAATTTTTGCAAAAGCACGGGGCGACCCCGGAGCAAAAGGGCTACAAAGGTTATCAGTATGCCACCTGCGCCAGCGTCAACGATGAAATCTGCCACGGTTTTCCCCGCAAGGAACCGTTGAAAAGCGGAGACATCGTGACCATCGATATGGTCGTCAACCTGAACGGCGCGCTGGCGGATTCCGCCTGGACCTATCCGGTAGGCGAAGTGTCCGAAGAAACCAAAAAATTGTTGGAAGTGACGAAAAAGGCCCTGTATTTGGGGATTGAACAGGCGGTGCCGGGAAACCGCATCGGCGATATCGGCCATGCCATTCAAACCTATGTGGAAGGAGAAGGCTTTTCCGTCGTCCGCGAGTTCATCGGCCACGGCATCGGGGCCGTGATTCACGAAAAGCCGGATGTCCCCCATTTCGGCCTGCCGGGGAAAGGCCCCCGCATTAAAGAGGGGATGGTGTTTACCATCGAACCGATGGTCAACGTCGGCTCCTACCTGTCGAAAATGGACGACAACGGATGGACGGCGCGGACGATCGACGGAAAATATTCGGCCCAATACGAGCATACCATCGCCATCACAAAGGACGGCCCGCTCATTTTAACGGACCAGGACGAGGTATGA
- a CDS encoding MFS transporter, which produces MQEYARKGLTMTLTRKHIWILTTIVGISGLNQGLLLPLIALLLEEKGVSSTVNGLHATGVYIGILFASLFMEAPLRKYGFRPLILGGGLTVTLCLLSFPLWDSLLFWFLLRFLIGIGDQTLHFATQTWITAYSPAGSRGKIISLYGLFFGIGFAVGPFFLPLLAIHSALPFLVSAALSLAAILTIFLLENQYPEKSGIETYTIRSTLVRFKKVLALAWAPLLPAFGYGVLEASLNSNFPVYGLRIGLEVEKISLILPAFSIGGIVFQLPLGIMSDKYGRRKVLLTVFALGTVLLWIMGMAETSFLALFFCFFLFGMLLGSTYSLSLAFMTDSIPKQFLPAGNLLSGVCFSFGSISGPLICGAFIQYFQSFSYFHFLSLFLLAIFFGLAKKPAPKPESIQK; this is translated from the coding sequence ATGCAGGAATACGCAAGAAAGGGTTTAACAATGACACTGACAAGGAAACATATTTGGATACTTACGACCATCGTCGGCATCTCCGGTTTGAACCAGGGACTATTATTGCCTTTGATCGCCCTCCTGCTGGAAGAAAAGGGCGTTTCTTCCACCGTCAACGGATTGCACGCCACCGGCGTGTATATCGGGATTTTGTTCGCTTCCCTTTTCATGGAAGCCCCTTTGCGAAAATACGGGTTCCGTCCGCTCATTCTCGGCGGCGGCCTGACCGTCACCCTTTGCCTGCTTTCCTTTCCCCTGTGGGATTCCCTACTTTTTTGGTTTCTTTTGCGGTTTTTGATCGGAATCGGGGACCAGACCTTGCATTTTGCGACCCAAACTTGGATCACCGCCTATTCCCCGGCGGGAAGCAGGGGAAAAATCATATCTTTATACGGGCTGTTCTTCGGCATCGGTTTCGCCGTCGGGCCGTTCTTTTTGCCGCTTCTGGCCATTCATTCCGCCCTGCCCTTTCTCGTATCGGCCGCCCTCAGCTTGGCGGCGATCTTGACGATCTTCCTGCTGGAAAACCAATACCCGGAAAAATCCGGGATCGAAACATACACGATCAGATCCACCTTGGTACGGTTCAAAAAAGTGCTGGCCCTCGCCTGGGCACCGCTCTTGCCGGCCTTTGGCTACGGCGTGCTTGAAGCGAGCCTGAACAGCAACTTCCCCGTCTACGGGCTGCGGATCGGTTTGGAGGTGGAAAAAATCTCCTTGATTCTGCCCGCCTTTTCCATCGGGGGAATCGTCTTTCAGCTTCCCCTGGGCATTATGAGCGACAAATACGGCAGGAGAAAGGTATTGCTGACCGTATTTGCCTTGGGCACGGTCCTCCTGTGGATCATGGGCATGGCGGAAACATCCTTCCTCGCCCTGTTTTTCTGCTTTTTCCTTTTCGGGATGCTCCTCGGCTCCACCTATTCTTTAAGCCTCGCTTTCATGACCGACAGCATTCCGAAGCAATTTCTTCCCGCGGGGAATTTGCTTTCCGGCGTTTGTTTCAGCTTCGGCAGCATTTCCGGTCCCCTGATCTGCGGCGCATTTATTCAATATTTCCAGTCGTTCAGCTATTTCCATTTCCTCTCCCTGTTCCTTTTGGCCATCTTCTTCGGCTTGGCCAAAAAACCGGCGCCAAAACCGGAAAGCATTCAAAAATAA
- a CDS encoding aminopeptidase: MKDFQEKLEKYAELIVKVGVNVQPGQTVVMNAYLHDAPLARLIVKKAYELGAKHVYIDWADEEITRTKYRLAPDEAFDEYPHWRAKEKEELAEKGAAFISIVSADPDLLRGVDPGRISRANRAAGKALNKFYQYIQSDYVSWTVIASASQSWADKVFPDLPQEERIPALWEAIFKTCRIDHDDPVKAWQEHDRNLEKIVKYLNGKKYKKLHYLAPGTDLTIELPEKHVWVGAGSINHDGKPFMANMPTEEVFTAPKRDGVDGFVKSTKPLSYGGNLIEDFTITFENGRITRIEAKKGEEILKRLVETDEGARYLGEVALVSQDSPIAQSNILFYNTLFDENASSHLAIGSGYAFCVEGGKELKEEELKEHGINVSITHVDFMVGSDEMNIDGITADGRREPVMRNGRWAFSPEGNFPQAETGGENTTYISPRRKQ; encoded by the coding sequence ATGAAGGATTTTCAGGAAAAATTGGAAAAATACGCCGAATTGATCGTCAAGGTCGGGGTCAATGTGCAGCCCGGACAAACCGTGGTGATGAACGCCTATTTGCACGATGCCCCATTGGCGAGATTGATCGTGAAAAAGGCCTATGAACTCGGGGCAAAACATGTTTACATCGATTGGGCGGACGAGGAAATCACCCGGACCAAATACCGGCTGGCGCCGGACGAAGCCTTCGACGAATATCCCCACTGGCGGGCAAAGGAAAAGGAAGAGCTGGCCGAAAAAGGGGCCGCCTTCATCTCCATCGTTTCCGCCGATCCGGATTTACTGCGGGGCGTCGACCCCGGGCGAATTTCCCGGGCGAACAGGGCCGCTGGCAAAGCCTTGAACAAATTTTACCAATACATACAATCCGATTACGTCAGCTGGACGGTCATCGCTTCGGCATCCCAATCCTGGGCGGACAAAGTTTTTCCGGACCTGCCGCAGGAAGAACGGATACCCGCCCTTTGGGAAGCCATTTTCAAAACATGCCGCATCGATCATGACGACCCGGTCAAAGCCTGGCAAGAACATGACCGGAACCTGGAAAAAATCGTGAAGTACCTGAACGGGAAAAAATATAAAAAATTGCATTATCTCGCTCCCGGAACGGATTTAACGATCGAATTGCCCGAAAAGCATGTATGGGTGGGAGCGGGCAGCATCAATCACGACGGCAAACCGTTCATGGCCAACATGCCGACGGAAGAAGTATTTACCGCCCCGAAACGGGACGGCGTCGACGGCTTCGTCAAAAGCACCAAACCATTGAGCTACGGCGGAAATTTAATCGAGGATTTCACCATTACCTTTGAAAACGGCCGCATCACCCGGATCGAAGCGAAGAAGGGGGAAGAAATCCTGAAGCGGCTCGTCGAGACCGATGAAGGCGCCCGTTATTTAGGGGAAGTCGCCCTCGTCTCCCAGGATTCCCCGATCGCCCAATCGAACATTTTATTTTATAACACCCTGTTCGACGAAAATGCTTCCAGCCACCTCGCTATCGGCAGCGGCTACGCTTTTTGCGTGGAAGGCGGAAAGGAACTGAAAGAAGAAGAACTGAAGGAACACGGGATCAATGTGAGCATCACCCATGTGGACTTCATGGTCGGTTCCGATGAAATGAACATCGACGGGATCACCGCCGACGGCCGGAGAGAGCCGGTCATGAGAAACGGGAGATGGGCCTTCTCCCCCGAAGGAAATTTTCCCCAAGCTGAAACCGGAGGGGAAAATACGACGTATATATCCCCGAGGAGGAAGCAATAA
- a CDS encoding TerC family protein: MFELTWSGATFIALMKIIAIDIVLSGDNAIVIAMATRKLDEKRRNLAIFWGTFGAILLRILFAAVIAVLLGIPLVHFFGGLLLLWIAYKVLINNEGEKNVQAKDGFFQAVTTIIMADAVMSLDNVVAIAGASDGHILLIAIGVLISIPIMIFGSKLIVKAMHRYPWIAYIGSGILAWTAGEMILKDEKVADLIRTDNPFLYYGLIAAMTGAVLFLGYLKNKSLENAGTVQSHTNH; this comes from the coding sequence ATGTTCGAATTGACATGGTCCGGTGCCACCTTCATTGCCTTGATGAAGATCATTGCGATAGATATTGTCTTGTCGGGGGACAACGCGATCGTCATCGCGATGGCCACCCGGAAGCTGGATGAAAAGCGAAGGAATTTGGCCATCTTTTGGGGAACTTTCGGGGCGATCCTCTTAAGGATCTTGTTCGCCGCCGTCATCGCGGTCTTATTGGGAATTCCCCTCGTCCACTTTTTCGGGGGATTGTTGCTTCTTTGGATCGCCTACAAAGTGCTGATCAACAATGAAGGGGAAAAGAACGTCCAGGCCAAGGACGGGTTTTTCCAGGCGGTGACGACCATCATTATGGCCGACGCGGTCATGAGCCTGGATAATGTCGTGGCCATCGCGGGCGCGTCGGACGGCCATATTTTATTGATTGCCATCGGCGTGCTCATCAGCATTCCCATCATGATCTTCGGTTCCAAATTGATTGTGAAGGCCATGCACCGATACCCGTGGATCGCCTACATCGGCTCCGGCATTTTGGCATGGACGGCCGGCGAAATGATCTTAAAGGATGAAAAGGTCGCCGACCTGATCCGGACGGACAATCCGTTCCTCTATTACGGGCTGATCGCCGCGATGACTGGCGCCGTGCTTTTCCTCGGCTATTTGAAAAACAAAAGCCTGGAAAACGCGGGCACGGTGCAATCCCATACGAATCACTGA
- a CDS encoding oligosaccharide flippase family protein, with product MNAFVKGTLVLTASAFIGECVDLLINMTLARELGEYGIGQYQTILPVIVLVIILASMEFPVAIAKFVAERERKYHLALLKNAVALASAAMLLLMACFFVFFSAVPVFSDIHPRIRWAVFLLIPLVSLTSVARGYFMGTRQMDKIAVANLFRRTVQLFCLALLFRLFDFPLGMSIVIAVSAFLCGELITFLYLMSNYLLEIRYLKNISFQEKVERKEVFKRLLEISVPTTGMQLFLALCNTIEPFLIKSATVAGGLSFNEATEHFGMVAGVAMAVGFFPAFIAHSLMTVLVPEVAGAYIRRDREKLAKLLKRVILFTFLYGIPVCGGIYFFADPLTDLFVPSDTAAFYLRLLWPYFFLHYFSIPFQGILIGMGLIKETFFYQIWTTAVSYLTIYVFGASWQMGGVIVGMNTGALLLALLYYLTICKKLGITHTMRLRERKMS from the coding sequence ATGAACGCTTTCGTGAAAGGGACTTTGGTGCTGACGGCGAGCGCCTTTATCGGCGAATGCGTCGATTTGCTGATCAATATGACGCTGGCGAGGGAATTGGGGGAATACGGGATCGGCCAATATCAAACGATCCTGCCGGTCATCGTTTTGGTGATCATCTTGGCCAGCATGGAGTTTCCGGTCGCGATCGCCAAATTTGTCGCCGAAAGGGAAAGAAAATACCATCTGGCCCTGCTGAAAAATGCGGTGGCCTTGGCTTCGGCGGCCATGCTGCTGTTGATGGCGTGTTTTTTCGTATTTTTTTCGGCCGTTCCGGTGTTTTCCGATATTCACCCCCGGATCCGCTGGGCGGTCTTCCTCCTGATTCCCCTTGTCTCGCTGACTTCGGTGGCCCGCGGATATTTTATGGGCACCCGGCAGATGGATAAAATCGCTGTCGCCAATCTGTTCCGCCGGACGGTGCAATTGTTTTGTCTTGCCTTGTTGTTTCGGCTTTTTGATTTCCCCTTGGGAATGTCGATCGTCATCGCCGTTTCTGCCTTTCTCTGCGGGGAATTGATAACCTTCCTGTATTTGATGAGCAACTATCTGTTGGAAATCCGGTACTTGAAAAATATTTCTTTCCAGGAAAAAGTCGAGCGAAAAGAGGTTTTCAAACGTCTGCTGGAAATTTCCGTCCCGACGACGGGCATGCAGCTTTTTCTTGCCCTGTGCAATACCATCGAACCGTTTCTTATAAAATCTGCCACGGTCGCCGGCGGTCTTTCTTTCAACGAAGCGACGGAACATTTCGGCATGGTGGCCGGGGTCGCCATGGCCGTCGGTTTTTTCCCGGCCTTCATCGCCCACTCCTTGATGACCGTTTTAGTTCCGGAAGTCGCCGGTGCCTACATTCGGCGGGACCGGGAAAAACTGGCGAAATTATTGAAACGGGTCATCCTCTTTACCTTTTTGTACGGGATCCCCGTCTGCGGGGGCATCTATTTTTTTGCCGATCCGCTGACGGATCTTTTTGTTCCCTCCGATACGGCGGCGTTTTATTTGCGGCTGCTCTGGCCCTATTTTTTCCTTCATTATTTTTCCATCCCCTTTCAGGGGATATTGATCGGGATGGGGCTGATTAAAGAGACCTTTTTCTATCAGATTTGGACGACGGCGGTATCCTATTTGACGATATATGTTTTCGGCGCCAGCTGGCAGATGGGGGGCGTCATCGTCGGCATGAACACGGGGGCCTTGCTCCTTGCCCTTTTGTATTATTTGACGATCTGCAAAAAATTGGGGATCACCCATACGATGAGGCTTCGGGAACGGAAGATGTCATAA
- a CDS encoding YbjQ family protein, giving the protein MIISTTSTLQNKEIVDYLGVVSGEVILGANIVRDFLASITDIIGGRSGTYESKLSEGRDMALREMEEKARRLGANAVIGVDLDFEELREGMMMVIATGTAVVVR; this is encoded by the coding sequence ATGATTATTTCCACAACGAGCACTTTGCAAAATAAAGAAATCGTTGATTATCTTGGGGTGGTTTCCGGCGAAGTCATCCTGGGCGCCAACATCGTCCGCGACTTTTTGGCCAGCATCACGGATATCATCGGCGGAAGAAGCGGCACCTATGAAAGCAAATTGAGCGAGGGGCGGGATATGGCGCTGCGGGAAATGGAAGAAAAGGCAAGACGTCTGGGGGCCAATGCGGTCATCGGCGTCGATTTGGATTTCGAAGAATTGCGGGAAGGCATGATGATGGTCATCGCCACCGGAACGGCCGTTGTCGTCAGATAA
- a CDS encoding YtxH domain-containing protein, producing MGENKFFKGMLAGAVIGGLLTLLDRKTRARMKEIGREACETVSAAVKNPKETCERWREKIEQTKRSFEQLQEDLSFISEKAKEIRQAGSETVKLIGETAQVLRDKKEYDDEK from the coding sequence ATGGGTGAAAACAAGTTTTTTAAAGGGATGCTGGCCGGGGCCGTGATCGGCGGGCTGCTCACCCTGCTGGACAGGAAGACGAGGGCCCGCATGAAGGAAATCGGAAGGGAGGCTTGCGAAACTGTCTCTGCGGCGGTAAAAAATCCGAAGGAAACTTGCGAGCGGTGGCGGGAGAAAATCGAACAGACGAAGCGTTCTTTCGAACAGCTCCAGGAAGATCTTTCCTTCATTTCGGAAAAAGCAAAGGAAATCAGACAGGCGGGCAGCGAAACGGTGAAGCTGATCGGCGAAACCGCCCAGGTGCTGAGGGATAAAAAGGAATATGATGATGAAAAATAG
- a CDS encoding heavy metal translocating P-type ATPase: MEGYAQIFHHRLKKERDWEKWLPHIEMAMALISGILIGCGWLLDKAGMEKLSVIAFLSAFAIGGFFKAKEGIENTIKDKDLNVEMLMVFAAIGSAIIGYWMEGALLIFIFAVSGALESYTMSKSKKELNALMSVVPEEATLLENGVERVVPVRLLRVGNVILVKPGERIPADGVVKTGFTSVDESPITGESIPVSKKEGDGVFAGTVNGAGAITVEITKPASETLFQRIIELIQNAQEEKSPAQAFIERFEGIYVKGVLAVVAVMMFLPHYLFGWSWTETFYRSMILLVVASPCALVASITPATLAAISNGARKGILFKGGVHLEILGNIKTVAFDKTGTLTKGKPELTDIIVDKDWPEEKVLEIAASVESRSTHPLARSIVRFAKDKGILSFLPVNELEDISGYGVQAKINNETWRLGKWELMENKNGEWLKKAETFRSEGKSIVFMENGEKIVALFALKDVVRNEAKKAIRDLHRMGIHTVMITGDNEETARSIADEIGIRQVAAKCLPHEKVNVVKKLLETSAPAAMVGDGINDGPALASANVGIAMGEGTDVALETADIVLMKNDLTKIADAIRLSKRMNRIVKENIFFSIAVIVLLIASNFLQAISLPLGVIGHEGSTILVILNGLRLLRG, translated from the coding sequence ATGGAAGGATATGCGCAAATTTTCCATCATCGATTGAAAAAAGAAAGGGATTGGGAAAAGTGGCTGCCCCATATCGAGATGGCGATGGCCTTAATCAGCGGGATCCTCATCGGCTGCGGATGGCTGCTGGATAAAGCCGGGATGGAAAAATTGTCGGTGATCGCCTTTCTTTCCGCTTTTGCCATCGGCGGCTTTTTCAAGGCCAAGGAAGGGATCGAAAACACGATCAAGGACAAGGATTTAAATGTGGAAATGCTCATGGTGTTTGCCGCCATCGGTTCGGCCATCATCGGCTACTGGATGGAAGGGGCGTTATTGATCTTCATCTTTGCCGTCAGCGGCGCGCTGGAATCCTATACGATGAGCAAAAGCAAAAAGGAATTGAACGCCCTCATGTCCGTCGTCCCGGAAGAAGCCACGCTGCTGGAAAACGGCGTGGAACGGGTCGTCCCCGTCCGGCTGCTGAGGGTCGGGAACGTGATCCTGGTGAAGCCCGGCGAACGGATCCCCGCCGACGGCGTCGTTAAAACCGGCTTCACTTCCGTTGACGAATCGCCGATCACCGGCGAGTCAATCCCCGTCAGCAAAAAAGAAGGGGACGGGGTGTTTGCCGGGACCGTCAACGGAGCGGGCGCCATTACCGTGGAAATTACGAAACCGGCCTCGGAAACCTTGTTTCAGCGGATCATCGAACTCATCCAAAACGCCCAGGAAGAAAAATCGCCGGCCCAGGCCTTCATTGAAAGATTTGAAGGGATCTATGTCAAGGGAGTCCTCGCCGTCGTCGCGGTCATGATGTTCCTCCCCCATTACCTGTTCGGCTGGAGTTGGACGGAAACCTTTTACCGGAGCATGATTTTGCTCGTCGTCGCATCCCCGTGCGCTTTGGTCGCATCCATCACCCCGGCCACTTTGGCCGCGATCTCAAACGGAGCGAGGAAAGGCATCCTGTTCAAAGGCGGCGTTCACCTGGAAATCCTCGGGAACATAAAAACCGTCGCCTTCGACAAGACGGGGACTTTAACGAAGGGGAAACCGGAACTTACTGATATCATCGTCGACAAAGACTGGCCGGAAGAAAAGGTGCTGGAAATCGCCGCATCCGTTGAAAGCCGGTCGACCCACCCGCTGGCCCGTTCCATCGTCCGCTTTGCCAAAGACAAGGGAATCCTTTCCTTCCTTCCCGTCAACGAACTGGAAGACATATCCGGATACGGCGTCCAAGCCAAGATCAACAACGAAACCTGGCGCTTGGGAAAATGGGAACTGATGGAAAACAAAAACGGGGAATGGCTGAAAAAGGCGGAAACTTTCAGATCGGAAGGAAAATCGATCGTTTTCATGGAAAATGGCGAGAAGATCGTCGCCTTGTTCGCCTTGAAAGATGTGGTAAGAAATGAGGCGAAGAAAGCGATCCGCGATCTCCACCGCATGGGGATCCATACGGTTATGATCACCGGGGACAATGAAGAGACGGCCCGTTCCATCGCCGATGAGATCGGCATCCGGCAAGTGGCCGCCAAATGCCTCCCCCACGAAAAGGTGAACGTGGTGAAAAAATTGCTGGAAACCTCCGCTCCGGCGGCCATGGTTGGCGACGGAATCAACGACGGGCCGGCCCTGGCGAGCGCCAACGTGGGCATCGCCATGGGAGAAGGAACGGATGTGGCCTTGGAAACGGCGGATATCGTCCTCATGAAAAACGACCTGACGAAAATCGCCGATGCCATCCGGCTGTCCAAACGGATGAACCGGATCGTCAAGGAAAATATCTTCTTCTCCATCGCGGTCATCGTTTTGCTGATCGCTTCCAATTTCCTGCAGGCCATCAGCCTGCCCCTCGGCGTCATCGGCCACGAAGGAAGCACAATCTTGGTCATATTGAACGGATTGCGCCTCCTCCGCGGATAA